One Oscillatoria salina IIICB1 genomic window carries:
- a CDS encoding thylakoid membrane photosystem I accumulation factor has translation MIFWQRLRRSCGTIVFNQAIGGHLWKRVVSVSLVTLFSLFACLVLNTSPALAGIDDDRFDGNIFALYGGNGSLIPPRISLAESMKYEKPALLVFYVDDSSDCKQFAVVVNRLQSFYGRAASFIPIDVDSIPIKSSYSPDEPGYYYKGVVPETILIDESGKVVYDGKGQVKFEDVDDVFREVFNLLPRSESVELKLRSFNEFNSELEE, from the coding sequence ATGATTTTTTGGCAAAGGCTACGCCGATCTTGTGGTACTATAGTTTTTAATCAGGCGATCGGGGGACATCTCTGGAAGCGTGTAGTTTCAGTTTCCTTAGTAACTCTGTTCAGTTTGTTTGCTTGTCTGGTGTTAAATACATCACCAGCCCTAGCAGGTATCGATGACGATCGCTTCGATGGTAATATTTTCGCACTTTATGGGGGCAATGGTTCTCTGATTCCGCCGCGAATATCTTTGGCTGAGTCGATGAAGTACGAAAAGCCTGCGCTGCTGGTATTTTATGTGGATGATAGCAGCGATTGTAAGCAGTTTGCGGTGGTGGTTAATCGGTTACAATCTTTTTACGGTCGCGCGGCTAGTTTTATTCCGATTGATGTTGATTCGATTCCGATTAAATCTAGTTATAGTCCCGACGAACCGGGCTATTATTATAAAGGTGTAGTCCCGGAAACAATTTTGATTGATGAGTCGGGTAAGGTTGTTTATGACGGGAAGGGACAAGTTAAATTTGAGGATGTAGATGATGTGTTTCGCGAGGTGTTTAATTTGTTACCTCGTTCGGAATCAGTGGAACTCAAGTTACGTTCTTTTAATGAGTTTAACTCGGAATTAGAAGAATAA
- a CDS encoding NAD(P)-dependent oxidoreductase yields the protein MKVGVIGTGLMGEAMVERLLAQNLAVMAYNRTKSKLTSLQKAGAEVADTPREAIKGSDCTILMLADAEAIAQVIFSEETVTSLRDRTIIQMGTIAPAQSRDIQAKVVAAGGNYLEAPVLGSIPQVKSGELLVMVGASESQYQQWLQLLQHFGEEPMLIGSVGKAAALKLALNQLIAALTTGFALSLGLIQREEVDVEQFMQILRSSALYAPTFDKKLSRMEARNFADPNFPTKHLLKDINLFLEQAQLDNLDITGLEGVQQIVTKAMQMGLQEEDYSSVYNAIAPQN from the coding sequence ATGAAGGTTGGTGTTATTGGTACGGGTTTGATGGGTGAGGCGATGGTGGAAAGGTTGTTGGCGCAAAATCTGGCGGTAATGGCTTATAATCGCACTAAATCGAAGTTGACATCTTTGCAAAAGGCTGGGGCTGAGGTTGCGGATACTCCACGGGAGGCTATTAAAGGATCTGATTGTACTATTTTAATGTTGGCTGATGCGGAGGCGATCGCGCAAGTTATTTTTTCTGAAGAGACGGTGACAAGTTTGCGCGATCGCACGATAATTCAAATGGGTACGATCGCACCTGCCCAAAGCAGAGATATTCAAGCTAAAGTAGTTGCGGCTGGTGGTAATTATCTGGAAGCGCCAGTTTTGGGTAGTATTCCCCAAGTTAAAAGCGGTGAGTTATTGGTGATGGTGGGTGCATCTGAGTCACAATATCAGCAATGGTTGCAATTGTTACAGCATTTTGGCGAGGAACCAATGTTAATTGGAAGTGTGGGTAAGGCTGCGGCGCTGAAGTTGGCTTTGAATCAATTAATTGCGGCTTTAACTACTGGTTTTGCACTAAGTTTGGGTTTAATTCAAAGGGAAGAGGTGGACGTTGAGCAATTTATGCAAATATTGCGATCGAGTGCTTTATATGCGCCGACGTTTGATAAGAAATTGAGTCGTATGGAAGCACGGAATTTCGCTGACCCTAATTTTCCCACAAAACATCTACTGAAAGACATAAATTTGTTTCTCGAACAAGCACAACTAGACAATTTAGATATTACTGGTTTGGAAGGCGTGCAGCAAATCGTGACCAAAGCGATGCAAATGGGTTTGCAGGAAGAAGACTACTCCTCAGTGTATAACGCGATCGCACCCCAGAACTAA
- a CDS encoding type II toxin-antitoxin system VapC family toxin — translation MSETVYIETSILGYLTARSTRNLIVAAHIELTRDWWEFHRHDFTLYISQVVLDEVARGDAEIAAKRLEMLDGIELIELNQVVKELTREFLQRSNLPAKAANDAIQIAAATVHELNYLLTWNCKHIANAQIQKKLAEICGDFGYTLPIICTPLELLGENYV, via the coding sequence ATGAGTGAAACTGTCTACATCGAAACGAGTATCCTGGGATATCTTACCGCCAGATCGACGCGCAATTTAATCGTGGCTGCACATATAGAATTGACAAGAGATTGGTGGGAATTTCATCGCCATGATTTTACTCTCTATATTTCTCAAGTGGTTTTGGATGAGGTAGCCCGTGGAGATGCGGAAATTGCGGCTAAACGTCTGGAGATGCTTGACGGAATTGAGTTAATCGAACTTAATCAAGTGGTAAAAGAGTTAACAAGAGAGTTTCTCCAAAGAAGTAATCTTCCTGCAAAAGCTGCTAATGATGCGATTCAGATTGCCGCCGCAACGGTTCATGAGTTAAATTATCTGCTAACTTGGAACTGTAAGCATATTGCTAATGCTCAGATTCAGAAAAAGCTGGCTGAGATTTGTGGGGATTTTGGCTATACGTTACCAATAATTTGTACGCCTCTGGAATTATTAGGAGAAAATTATGTGTAA
- a CDS encoding CHAT domain-containing protein has product MLQKIWRWLKNLIQRLLSPTPPPPPTPPPQPPRKTDTEYENILMELLDGVDAGWSRGKIKGFLIGKNTTDKKLAAWLRDFGQRWESTEQHRELGRRLRKLGREIEGELGQVATAIATRLQPVSPPPDVTFSEATDANLPPVSRSPEAAALYNRGGEKYYAGDLLGAIADFTQAITLNPNDYQAYTNRGSVYAELGRYTEAIDDYTQAITLNPNYYQAYYNRGFVYNALGRYEEAIVDYTQAITLNPNFYDAYTNRGFVYHELGRNEEAIADFTQALTLNPHHYQAYTNRGAVYDELGRNEEAIADYTQVITLNPNFYDAYTNRGIVYNALGRNEKAIADYDQALSIKPDSWQAWKNRGWAIFNSRGYQAAIENWDEGLTKLNPDNPEYQLGCGTLHYDKGKAYFYQAKREEHQWRIFCREAIKSYREALAILEDNPKLRETYLEVSQKLVIAYRSVGDEEKAKQTWDTAIVILEKWLLEIPDRLNKDRLTRKFDRLYQLEVDRLAQSTNPTEKIQALVLAEARKNLCLTWMQPTPESPHYQEILPLLTNRSDSGNQNRAIIYWHLSPVTITTFILKPNAELKTFSTPTTIFGDSPDFETWMKDWKQDYENSRKKTATTDTWKNDIDSRLNQLASILNLAAIQAEITHSRELILIPHRDLHLLPLHYFFQDTHNTITYLPSAKIGLSLATKPATPLTPNAKLLNIEPETNAGLLFAELEAAVITHFYQKNTHLYANADANNVIAAMQQSAAIFHFTGHAEHNLQAANYSALALANQTQLTQKQIFELELPAYELVCLSACETGLTGKSELISEFVGLASTFLAKQTSFVLSTLWTVNEISTALIIIEFYRQLRTGKTPPVALKQAQNWLRSVTYRDLAKWYRELAADVAATNEDCQEDLEADAAIIEQDSAKMEANLPPYRSAYFWAGFVLTGKVL; this is encoded by the coding sequence ATGCTGCAAAAAATCTGGCGGTGGCTGAAAAACCTCATCCAGCGACTTCTCTCACCCACCCCACCACCACCACCTACCCCACCTCCCCAGCCACCCCGCAAAACTGACACCGAATACGAAAACATCCTTATGGAGTTACTCGACGGTGTAGACGCTGGCTGGAGTCGCGGCAAGATCAAAGGCTTTTTAATCGGGAAAAACACCACTGATAAGAAACTAGCTGCATGGTTGCGTGATTTTGGACAACGATGGGAGTCAACCGAACAACATCGAGAATTAGGGCGACGATTGCGTAAACTGGGTAGAGAAATTGAAGGGGAATTAGGACAAGTAGCCACAGCCATTGCTACGCGACTGCAACCCGTTTCACCACCACCAGATGTGACTTTCAGCGAAGCGACAGATGCTAATCTACCTCCAGTGTCAAGAAGCCCAGAAGCAGCAGCGTTATATAATCGAGGTGGAGAGAAATATTATGCAGGAGATTTGTTAGGTGCGATCGCCGATTTTACCCAAGCCATAACCCTCAATCCTAACGACTACCAAGCATATACTAATCGAGGCAGTGTCTATGCTGAATTAGGACGCTACACAGAGGCTATTGATGATTATACCCAAGCCATAACTCTCAATCCTAACTACTACCAAGCATATTACAATCGTGGCTTTGTCTATAATGCTTTAGGACGCTATGAAGAGGCGATCGTCGATTATACCCAAGCCATAACCCTCAATCCTAACTTCTACGACGCATATACTAATCGTGGCTTTGTCTATCATGAATTAGGACGCAACGAAGAGGCGATCGCCGATTTTACCCAAGCCCTAACCCTCAATCCTCACCACTACCAAGCATATACTAATCGTGGCGCTGTCTATGATGAATTAGGACGCAACGAAGAGGCGATCGCCGATTATACCCAAGTCATAACCCTCAATCCTAACTTCTACGACGCATATACTAATCGTGGCATTGTCTATAATGCTTTAGGACGCAACGAAAAGGCGATCGCCGATTACGATCAAGCTTTGTCTATCAAACCTGATTCTTGGCAAGCTTGGAAAAATCGCGGCTGGGCAATTTTCAACAGCAGAGGCTACCAAGCAGCGATTGAAAACTGGGATGAGGGGTTAACGAAACTCAATCCCGATAACCCAGAATACCAACTCGGTTGCGGTACACTGCATTATGACAAAGGCAAGGCATACTTTTACCAGGCGAAGCGAGAAGAACATCAATGGCGTATATTTTGCCGCGAGGCGATTAAAAGTTATAGAGAAGCCCTAGCTATCTTAGAAGATAACCCGAAACTGCGGGAAACCTATCTCGAAGTCTCACAAAAATTAGTCATTGCTTATCGCAGCGTCGGCGACGAGGAAAAAGCCAAACAAACCTGGGATACTGCTATTGTCATCTTAGAAAAATGGCTTCTAGAAATCCCCGATCGCCTAAATAAAGATCGCCTCACCCGCAAATTTGACCGCTTATACCAGTTAGAAGTCGATCGCCTCGCCCAGTCTACCAACCCCACCGAAAAAATCCAAGCCTTAGTCTTAGCCGAAGCCAGGAAAAATCTCTGTCTCACTTGGATGCAACCCACCCCAGAAAGCCCCCACTATCAGGAAATTTTACCACTTCTCACCAATCGAAGCGATTCTGGGAACCAAAACCGGGCGATAATCTACTGGCATCTCAGCCCCGTAACCATCACCACCTTCATCCTCAAACCAAACGCCGAATTAAAGACTTTCTCCACCCCAACAACCATCTTCGGCGACTCTCCCGACTTTGAAACCTGGATGAAAGACTGGAAACAAGACTACGAAAACAGCCGCAAGAAAACCGCAACCACTGACACCTGGAAAAATGATATCGACTCGCGACTCAACCAACTCGCGTCAATCCTCAACTTAGCAGCAATTCAAGCCGAAATAACCCACAGCCGCGAACTAATCTTAATTCCCCATCGCGACTTACATCTACTTCCCTTACATTACTTTTTCCAAGACACCCACAACACAATTACCTACCTCCCCAGCGCCAAAATCGGCTTATCCCTCGCTACCAAACCTGCGACACCCCTCACCCCTAACGCTAAGTTACTGAATATCGAACCAGAAACCAACGCAGGTTTACTCTTTGCGGAACTTGAAGCGGCGGTTATTACTCATTTTTACCAAAAAAATACCCATTTATACGCAAACGCCGACGCAAATAATGTTATCGCTGCGATGCAACAATCTGCGGCTATTTTCCACTTTACCGGACACGCGGAACACAATTTGCAGGCTGCTAATTACTCCGCTTTAGCTTTAGCCAACCAAACCCAACTCACCCAAAAACAAATTTTCGAGTTAGAATTACCTGCGTATGAATTAGTTTGTCTTTCTGCTTGCGAAACTGGCTTAACCGGAAAGTCAGAATTAATCAGCGAATTTGTCGGTTTAGCGAGTACCTTTCTCGCGAAGCAAACCAGCTTTGTTCTCAGTACATTATGGACTGTGAATGAAATCTCGACGGCGCTGATTATAATTGAATTTTACCGCCAATTGCGAACGGGAAAAACGCCCCCGGTTGCCCTGAAACAAGCCCAAAATTGGTTGCGTAGCGTCACTTATCGAGATTTAGCGAAATGGTATCGCGAATTAGCGGCGGATGTAGCAGCTACGAATGAAGATTGTCAAGAAGATTTAGAAGCAGATGCGGCAATTATTGAGCAGGATTCAGCTAAAATGGAAGCAAATCTTCCTCCTTATCGCAGTGCGTATTTTTGGGCTGGTTTCGTCCTGACAGGTAAGGTATTGTAG
- a CDS encoding DUF29 family protein yields MEEILTLKNLLLKGDIKGSLAIVEELEEMSKNDLINNIRSHAIILLLHLIKQQAENRSTRSWDVSIRNSVREIQRKNKRRKAGGYYLTSEELRETLAEAYLNAIDEASLEVEGGRYLTEELANLVNKEEIINSALNLISTSEV; encoded by the coding sequence ATGGAAGAAATCCTAACTCTGAAAAATTTACTACTTAAGGGAGATATTAAAGGATCGCTAGCTATTGTTGAAGAACTCGAAGAAATGAGTAAAAACGATCTGATAAATAATATTCGTAGTCATGCTATCATACTCTTATTACATCTGATTAAACAACAAGCAGAAAATCGCTCTACTCGTTCTTGGGATGTTTCAATTCGCAATTCAGTGCGAGAAATTCAGCGCAAAAATAAGCGACGCAAAGCTGGAGGTTATTATTTAACTTCTGAAGAGTTACGAGAGACTTTAGCCGAGGCTTATTTGAATGCTATTGATGAAGCTTCTTTAGAGGTAGAAGGGGGGCGTTATCTTACTGAAGAATTAGCAAATTTGGTTAACAAAGAAGAAATTATTAATTCTGCTTTAAATTTGATTTCAACCAGTGAAGTTTAA
- the guaA gene encoding glutamine-hydrolyzing GMP synthase gives MTTQTEKLSNQAEALPTKPITKSLNRQMIVILDFGSQYSELIARRIRETQVYSEVLSYRTTAEQLRQLNPKGIILSGGPNSVYDDLAPKCDREIWHLGIPILGVCYGMQLMVQQLGGGVERAKRGEYGKASLFIDDPTDLLTNVEDGATMWMSHGDSCTELPAGFEILAHTENTPCAAIADHDRKLYGVQFHPEVVHSIGGIALIRNFVYHICDCEPTWTTEAFVEESIREIKAKIGDKRVLLALSGGVDSSTLAFLLHRAIGDKLTCMFIDQGFMRKGEPERLLKIFNEQFHIPVEYVNARDRFLEQVKGVTDPEEKRRRIGHEFISVFESESQRLGPFDYLAQGTLYPDVIESADTNVDPKTGERVAVKIKSHHNVGGLPKNLRFKLVEPLRKLFKDEVRKVGKAIGLPAEIIQRHPFPGPGLAIRILGEVTAEKLNILRDADFIVRDEISKWGLYNEFWQAFAVLLPIRSVGVMGDRRTYAYPIVLRFVSSEDGMTADWSRSPYDLLEVISNRIVNEVKGVNRVVYDITSKPPGTIEWE, from the coding sequence GTGACTACCCAGACAGAAAAATTATCCAACCAGGCTGAGGCTTTACCAACAAAGCCGATAACTAAGAGCCTTAATCGGCAAATGATTGTTATTCTTGACTTTGGCTCTCAATATTCAGAATTGATTGCTCGTAGAATTCGGGAAACTCAAGTATATTCTGAGGTACTTTCTTATCGTACGACAGCAGAGCAGTTGCGTCAGCTTAATCCCAAAGGAATCATCCTTTCTGGGGGTCCTAATTCAGTTTACGATGACCTGGCACCGAAATGCGATCGCGAAATTTGGCATCTGGGAATTCCTATTCTCGGTGTCTGTTACGGAATGCAGTTGATGGTGCAACAGTTAGGTGGTGGTGTAGAAAGAGCAAAACGCGGTGAATATGGGAAAGCTTCGCTGTTTATTGACGATCCTACCGATTTGCTGACAAATGTGGAAGATGGTGCGACGATGTGGATGAGTCATGGTGACTCTTGTACGGAGTTACCTGCTGGATTTGAAATTTTGGCTCATACTGAGAATACACCTTGTGCGGCGATCGCGGATCACGATCGGAAACTCTATGGTGTCCAATTTCATCCGGAAGTTGTTCATTCTATCGGCGGGATCGCTTTAATTCGTAATTTTGTTTATCATATTTGTGATTGTGAGCCAACTTGGACCACAGAAGCTTTTGTCGAAGAGTCGATTCGCGAAATTAAGGCAAAGATTGGCGATAAACGAGTTTTGTTAGCGCTTTCTGGTGGTGTTGACTCTTCAACTTTGGCTTTCTTGCTTCATCGCGCGATCGGTGACAAACTAACTTGTATGTTTATCGACCAAGGCTTTATGCGTAAAGGTGAGCCTGAGCGATTGTTGAAGATATTTAATGAGCAGTTCCATATTCCGGTAGAATATGTTAACGCACGCGATCGCTTTCTCGAACAAGTGAAAGGTGTAACCGATCCTGAAGAAAAGCGTCGTCGGATTGGACATGAGTTTATCAGCGTTTTTGAATCAGAATCGCAACGTTTGGGACCTTTTGACTATCTCGCTCAAGGTACACTTTACCCTGATGTGATCGAATCTGCCGATACGAATGTCGATCCCAAAACTGGGGAAAGAGTTGCGGTGAAAATCAAGAGTCACCACAATGTCGGTGGTTTACCGAAAAATTTACGCTTTAAATTAGTCGAGCCTTTGCGTAAACTATTTAAAGACGAAGTGCGTAAAGTTGGGAAAGCGATCGGTTTACCCGCAGAAATTATCCAACGTCATCCTTTTCCGGGTCCCGGTTTAGCAATTCGCATTCTCGGTGAAGTTACGGCGGAGAAGCTGAATATCTTACGGGATGCGGATTTCATCGTTCGCGATGAGATTAGTAAGTGGGGACTGTATAATGAGTTTTGGCAAGCATTTGCGGTATTGTTGCCAATTCGCAGTGTAGGAGTTATGGGCGATCGCCGTACATACGCTTATCCGATTGTACTACGTTTTGTCTCCAGCGAAGATGGGATGACTGCGGATTGGTCGCGATCGCCTTACGATCTTTTAGAGGTAATCTCGAATCGCATTGTTAACGAAGTGAAAGGCGTTAATCGTGTCGTTTACGATATTACCTCGAAACCGCCTGGAACTATCGAGTGGGAATAA